TTCGAGGGCATGCTCTCCAGCGATCCGTCGATTCGACCGAGAATACAGACCGTGTTTGACGATCTTAAGAAGGTTCGGAGCGGGCGGACACTAGGCGACCCCGCAGCCGCAGCAATGAGGCCAAGCGGGGTTACTGGCAAGCTGACGCTAAAGGCAAAGTCCGAGAGCGTGGAGCCGAGCACTGAAGGTCCAGCGGCCCTCGTGAGGCCACACTTGAAGCTTTCCAAGAACCTAGAGTCTAAACCGACCGTAGGTTCAGTCACGCCGGAGCCGGCCGTGGAGACAAAACCCACGCTACGAATTAGGTTTGGCAAGAAGCCAGGGTCTTCTTAGGGCCACTGTGCCGAGCCCTCTGCCATTTAAGTTGAAATCGCGGTGCCCGTCACTTCCGAAGGAATCTTGCTGTAGCTCGTGTGGCCAATAGGATAAGTTGGATCGCTAGGTTGAACAGCCGGAGCCAGAAGTCCGCGAGCTCTCTTTTCCAGGCCTCACTCAGCAGAGGCCAGAAAACGAACGAGAGGAACGCCAACCCGACTATTAGTGTTAGAGCTCGGTCGAGAAAGTAAGACAAAACACGACCTAGGGTGCTCCAGGTGATTTGAAACGCTGGAGGGACTACGAGAATCAGGATTAGCCCGATCAACAGCCAAGTGGCCACCCGAAGGTTCACGCTCGTGACGCCGGGGCTCAGCTTTGTGGAACCGCAAGTCGTACAGACCTTTGCGTCGAGCGGGCTCTCATGACCTTCGCTGCAGGCTCTCACGCCCAGCGTCGCTCTACAATTGCCGCACCACTTCGTTTCCTGCGGCCAGACTCGCTTGCACTTCGAGCAAAGGATCATGACCAGACCTCCGGGACGGCTACACCCGACTCACAGAACGTGAGGCATCTGAACCGTTCGTCTGCCTGTGCAAGAGCCGCAAAATGCCGCTTTCTGCGCTCGCTCGTCGTGAAGGTCAAGACCCGCAGTTTGGACGCGTTGTAGGCCCGTTCAAAGGCGCCGCAGAGTTCGTAGTTTCGGTAGGCGAGGAGCTTTCGCGAGAACTTAGTCGACGAAGAATGACCCAGATCGACTTCTATCAAAGTCGGGTGTCCTTCTATGACCGCCATGCCGTCCGGTCGCACTTCGTATGTCTTGCCATGGAAGGCAAACGAGTGCCAGAGCTGAGCCTCGAAACGCCAGGCTTCACCTCCTTTTGCGAGAACAGAAATCCGAACCTCTGTCACCGAGAGGGCGTGGAGCAGAAACCGGGGCGAAGCAGGACGGTTTGTCAACAACTGCGCTATCCGTGCACCGACAATTTCCGCTGCCTCGATTGTTGCCGAATAGAGTCTCTGTCCGTGGAACGGTGTCAAGAGTGGTCGAACGAGGCCGCTTTTGGAGAGCCTGCTCATCGTCCGGTTGCATCGAGAGACCGATTTGAAGTATCCGAGCTTCACTAGCTGATCTCGGCTCAGGACATGACTTAGGGCGACGTCTCGAAGCAAGCGAACGTCACGTTCTGTGATCCTCACAGCCAGTCCCCCAGATCAATGTCGGGCCCATCCCCTTTTTTCGGTTCGGGGGGCGCAGGCTTAGTTGTTTGGTCGGGAGAGCGTGCAAGCACCTTTGCACGAAACCGCTTGATGGCGCGGTCGGAAGCCCTCTTTCCAGGAGCGTCAAATTGAACGAGAGCCGACTCACCGTCGCGGGTCTGGACGAACGCCTGGCCCACGCCGAGCTGCCGAACGTCGTCCAGCGTCCTTTCCCCTCCAAGCTCCCGCGTGACGACTTGCGCATCTTCAAAACCCACCTGGAACAGGATTTGGAGGCCGACGTTGTTGCGAACGACCGAACGAAGCTTGCTTGGGAGTTGAGCTAGGGTCTGGTGCGAGAGCACGAGGGACAGCTTGAACCTCCGCCCTTCAGCGATGAGGCCCTCAAAGCTCTCAGAAGCCATGTTCTCGAATTCGTCGACGTAGAGCCGAACCGGATTTCTATTCCTCTCAGGCACGTCGACACGGGCCAGCATTTCGCGAGCGATCGCTGAGACCACGAGACTCCCGAACATTCGGGCCGAACGCTGAAGCTCGTCTACTGCAAGAGAAATCAGAACAATCTGGCCGGGTTTGCCGAGGACTTCTTCGAGATTGATTGGCTCACAGTCTCCGAGGATGCGGCGAAGGTTTGGCACCGCAAGAAGCGAGGTGACTTTGTTGAGGACAGGCAGTGCCCAAGCGTGTTGCTTTTCCTTGCTGAATTCGTTGAACCGAGCCCAGAAGTCAGTCAGGTCGTCATCGGAGACGCTTTTCAGGCATTGATCCCGGAAGGTCGGGTCGAAAAAGACGTCGTGCAACCTCGGAAGCGGTACTCCTGAGCTTGCCATCAGAAGCAGTACCGAACGGAGCGTCTCTTCGAGCTGGACGCCCCAACTAGGCGATTCGCTCGCCAGTACGTCGAGAACGTGAAGAGCCCGGATGAACGGCTCGCCCGCACCGGACAGTGGGTTGAAGCCGAACATTCTCCCCTTTTCCCTGAGATCGAGAAGTGTGACGCGGGCCGGATCGATGTCCCTTTTCTCGCACAGCCCGAGCACGCCTGCCACAAGGTCGCCACGAAGATCGACGACGACCAGCGAGTGCTCGGCCTGAATGTCCTGGTCGATGAGCCGCAGGATGAGGCTCGTCTTGCCGCAGCCCGTGCTACCGAGAATGTAGCAATGCCGAGCAAAGTCCGAGGCCGTAAAATCCAGCCGTTCGCCAGTTTCGCAGTCAGTGGCAAGAGCCGTGTCAAGCACAGGCTTGTTCGTGCAACGTTTGCCAGATGCCAACTGGGAAAGCCAGACCACAGGCCGTTCGATGAGGTCGAGTAAGTGTTCCATCGTAAACTGATGTGAACTTTGGGGAACGGAGATGGGGCGCACAACCGGCATAACGGTTTCTTTAGGGCAGGCTAAAGCCAAGCCCTTTGGCATCGTCTTGCGCGATGCGATCAAAGAAGAGTTCGGAACCAACCTGGAGTTCGCCCGCGCCGCGGGCAAGACCCAAGGACGAATCTCTCAGGTCATCAATGGCCCCGAGTTCCCGGATGCCAACACCCTTTCCTGGGTCTTGGAGACGTTTGTTTCTTTCAAACTCAGGGAACGCATTCGTGAAGCGTGGGTTCGCGACTTCGCCGCTCCCCGGCTCGACAGCGATTGGCTAGACGGAGGCGACGCGGTGTTATCGCGCATTAATGAGTTGGCCGAACAGGATCCTCGGCTCGCCCTGCGCTTCGCCGAGCAGCTTCGCACGAGGCTTGACGATCCAGAGGCCTGGCAGCAAGCTACCGAGCGGGTAGTGCACTTGAGGCTTCGCTTAGCTAGTCCAGGAACTGCCGCCGTTGTCATCAGCGAAATGGAGCGCCAGGCCACGGTGCGCGATGATCCACTGGATCTCCTGACCAGCCTTTGGATGCGGGGCAACGTGCTCAGGAACCTGGAAAACGTGCCTGCCGACACCCTCCTCAAGACTCACCAGAAGGCCGTGCAGTTTGCAGACGCGTTTACGCCGAGCGATCGAAGCGGCCGGGAAAGATGGCTCAACCGCAAGGCTCAAATGGACAGGGATTTTGCCCTTCACATGCTTTCGTTCCATGAGAGGAAGCCACTCAGTGAACACGACTTGCAACTGGCACTTCGAGCCGTCGAGGACTCGATCAGGGACGGAGACGACCCAGCTTTCTACTACATGGGGATGGAAGTGAGGGCCAGAGTCGAACTCGCGATCGGCTGGGTCGTGAAGGCCGAAGACAGCATCGACGAAATCCGTGCCCAGGGACTAAAACACGGAACCGAGGTCATCGAGAAGACAGAGCTCACGCGGGCAAAAATCCTCATCGCAAGAAACGAAAAAGAACGAGCTCTCGAGCGGCTCGTCAAGATTTCCGCGTACTGTCTTGAAAGAACGAACTTGCACCATTACCGCACTGCCGACCAGCTCATCCTCCGCCTCGTGGGAAGTGTATAGTTCCCGCCCTCCCGCCCTGTCTGTCGGTCGGTTTCTGGTCGGTTTGTTCGGAACAGATGTAGCACAAGACCCCGCACAAGCCTGTGCGGGGTCGGTGAACCTGGTTCGAGTTCGGATCCAAACCTGACTTTCTCGATTGAGATTTTGTGTCTCATTCTAGACTTAACTCCAGCCAGGCCCGTGCTGTGGACAACTCAACGTCGTTCGCTGTTCTTTATATTTACTGTCTATTATTGTTGCTGCTCGAATTCTGATACGGCGTTTCCTATCTTCCTGTAGCGCCGGCGAGGCGTCGTGTGGATAAGTCGCTTCTCCGACAGTGCTTGCACAGCCTTCCAGACGGTCTCGCTACTCCGGCCCGTCCACTTCATCAACTTGCGGTAGGGCAGGACGACGGTGGCGTCAGGCTTGTTCCATCCCGCTGTTTGGCGAAGTAGAATCAGGAGCAGGCGCAATTCCGTGTCGGTCAGAGTTGGGAGCAGGGTTTGGATCAGATAGTTGGGAACCTTCGTCCAGTGCGCTTGAGACCTCGGAAGATTCAGTTTGAGCCTTGGCATAGTAGAACTCTTTAGGTGGTGAATAGTTGTTCCTGACGGCGTCCATGATGAACGCCTCGGGGCGCTTGGCCTTGCGATAGGGCAAATACTCGAGCTGTTTCTCGATCTGGTCATACGGGTAGCCGATCAGGAGTTCTTGGACTCCCTTGTGACTGACACCGAGCTTGAGCAAGTGGTATGCGATTTGTGTCGCCCGGTCGTGACCGGACAAGAGCTCTTCATCCGTCATTGGTTTTCTGCTAGAAATGAAAGGATTCTGAAAGACTGGGCTTCGAGCCCTCCGAAGAAGGCATAGTCCACCTCTCCGTGGGGACGGACACCGATCTGGAACCGGGTGAGTAACTCGACGAGGCCGTCGCCATCGATGATCTGGAGCTTGAGCGGGTTATAGCGATCCTTGTTGCGGCGGGCCAGAGGCGAAACGTGCTTCGTGGCAACGAGGAGGCCCATGTCGGCGTTTCGACGGATCACAGTCCCAGCGAGCTCATCGAGCATCCGTTGGCGCACCGAGTCACGCACGACCTTGACAACCACCTTCGCAGGAACCGTCCCCACATCCATCTGGCAGAGCAGTTCGTGCCCGCCATAACGCGATTTTTGACGGCTTTCCCTGCGGTCTAGGATCTGAACGTCCCCGAACCCGGCACGAGAGAGCACCTTGGACGTGACCATGAGCAGCGAGTGAAGCGAACAGTTCTGTAGCGCACATTTGATCTGGTTCTCATTCATAGGACTCCTTTCTCCCCGTAGCCTCGGGGATAGCGTGACGTCACCCAGGTTCCTGGCACGACGTCCGCATAGTTAGATTTGAGTGCTCCAAACTCATCACAGGCGTTTTCGGGGAGACAGCCCCGGCACCCAACTAGACCGCAGGTAAAGCGGGTCAAAAAGCGGCCCGACTCTGCGCATAAATCCCTTGGATCGATCCGGAAGCCTAGCTCCCGTTCGATCGCCTCCGTTAATCGAGCGACCATCCTGAACGAGGGATTGACCTCGCCGTGGATGACCCTAGACACCGAGGAGATACTGACTCCAGCATCGAGGGCGAGCTTTGACGTGCCCCTGAACGCAAACCGGTCTGAATGCGCCATCACATCGGTGAACCGATTGATGACCGGCCCGAAAGCCTGGAATGGTGGTGGGTGTTTCATAGAAACATTGGATCACACCGAACATAGACCGAACAAGAACTCAACCATCGATGCAATCGTTGCACGCTCGTGCTGCAACTTTTCATGTCGGATTTAGGAGCGTTTAATTCTCGCATGATGCTCCCAGAAGCAAAAACCCGGGGCGGCGTTGCAACTGGGACTTGGGACCAGCGCGGGGTCCCGCTACATTCTCAGCAGGACGATGATCACTTCTCATCGGGGCAACTTGCGTTTGCCAGGCCCATGCCGACCCAAGATGGTGTAGAAAGAGTCCGTTCGATCTGCCACCGCAAACTTGGCCGAAGCCTGTCCGACGAGGAGGCCTATGAAGTTCTGAACCGGATCATTGGGGTCGTCTATTACATTCATCTTGCTCACCTTCGATGCCCAAGTACGCGATCTACACCAGGAAGTCCAACGACGACAAAAAGCTGACCGAGAAATCAACGGGCGAGCAGCTCAATGAGTGTCGTCAGATCGCCTTGCGCGAAGGTTTGACGGTGACTTGGGAGTGTGAAGAGAGTCGTTCAGCAAGGACGCCAGGGCGACGGCTCAAATACACGGAGCTCGTCCGCCTGATCGAACGTGGTCGAATAGACGGCGTCCTGTGCTGGCATGTCAACCGATTGGTGAGGAATATGGAAGAGGGCGGCAGGCTCGTCCAGTTCCTCGTCGACGGCCGGATCAAGGAGATACGAACACCACACGCGACGTACAAATCGGGAGAGAACATTCTTGCGGTCGTTATTGAAGCTGCCAGCGCGACTCAGTTCAGCATCGATCTGAAGAACACCGTCAAGCGGTCGATGGACGGGAACTTTCGTGCTGGCGGGTGCAACTATAAGGCTCCCCAAGGCTATCGGAACGTCCGGGATCCGATCAATTTTGAGCGCGGTCGCATCGAAGTCGACCCCGAGCGGTTTCGCCTCATTAGAAAGGCTTGGGAGGAGTTGCTCACGGGCACGGCGACTTTGCGTCAAATCACCCGTCACCTTTCAGAGTGGGGCTATTCGATTCGGGCGACGCTCAACCGACCTGAGAGGCCCGTTTCGTACTTGGCCGTCACCGAGATGTTCCGCAATCCATTCTACGCGGGCTTTGTCAAGCAGAACGGAGAGCTTGTGCGTGGGAGGCACGAGCCAATGGTTTCCGTCGCCGAGTTCCAGCTGGCGCAGCAGATCCTTGGCCCCAACAAGACTGCACGGCGCGTCCACGAACACGCCTTTGCCGGGCTCCTCAAATGCGCCTATTGCGGACAGACCGTGACCGCAGAGATCAAGAAGTTGCGAACGGGAGTTTGGGAGGGTTACCACTGCTCCAACACCTATGGCAAGTGCACTAAACGGGGACTCAGTTCTACAGAGCTGGAGCAACAAATTGGCGGGCAGCTCTCCAGCCTCAGGATCGATTCCGACATTCTAGAGGTGGCTGTCGAAACAATTCGATCGGCAGTTCGCGAGCAACGTACCAACCTCGCGGTGCAGACGTCGCAACAGGAGCAGGCGCTAGCCCGGGTCGAAGAGCGGTTGCGCAAGTTGACCGACATGTGGCTGTCAGGTCTATTGACTGACGAAGAACGGTACAGGGGGCTTGAGTCACAGCTCTCCGCGGAGCGTCTTGAGATACAAATGGCAATGAACGGCAAGGTCGTGAACGAAGGCATGATGACTCAGAATCTCGATGCTTCAGTCAGGCTCATCCGGCTAGCTGGGAACTGGCTTGGGAACTCCGACGCCGCACTCAAGAAGCAGGTCGCTCACGAATGCGGCCGCCTTCTCTTCTTTGGAGTCGAGAAGCGGGTGGAACTGGAGGTAAGGCCGCTACTCAAAGACATCGTGTCATTTATTGAGGATCAGCGGGGCTCGTTCGAACCGCCAGAAATGGGCTCGCAGAGCAACAAAAAAGCCGCTTTACAGCGGCAGGTTTGCTTTGGTGGACCTAAACATAGCGGAGTCGAAGTGCCACAGAGCCTGCTAGACCTGTTGGCGAGCGATCGCATTGAACTGCCAAGCTTCGAGACATCCATTGGAATCCCTTAGGACTTGCGGTAGGCCGCATGACCATTCGGAAACGGAAGGAAGTTTTTCCCAACTCCTTCTCATGGAAAACCCGGGCTACATGCCTCCCTCGTACAAACCTCGCGCGCAAAGCACCGAAAAAATCGCCAAGTACCAGGCAAACTTCCTTAAGCGGGTGGGGCGTAAGTTCACGTAGCAGCAGGCCCGCCAGCACCCCTTGCATTTGGATCGAATCCTGTCCCTGCTCGCCGCCGAGGACTTCAGTTCGTTGCACGAATGGCTGGATGTTTCAAAGCAACTCACCGCTCAACGTCAAGCGGGTGCACCGGTTGCAGAAGGAAGGGCGCCTCGACCCCCTCAAGGGCTGCCAGAAATAGAGGACGGGTCAAGCCTTGCCGCTGTCGGCCGGATCCCCCAATGAGGTCTCGTCCTCGACTTCTGCTTCGGCTCCGTCCTCAACGGCACGAGGCTCAAGGTGCTGGGCGTCGTCGACGCGCACACCCGCGAGTGCCTGGCCTTGAAGGCCGCGAAGAGCTTCAAGTCGCTGCGTGTACAGGCCGTGCCGGCCTCGCGCTTCGAGCAGCGCGGGGCGCCGCAGAACCTGAGGAGCGACAACGGCAGCGAATTCTTCGCCCGTTCGCTCGCCGTGTTCCTGTTGCAGTCCGGCACTCAGAGCCGGTTCATCAAGCCCGGCTCGCCTTGGCAGAACGGCCACGCCGAGAGCTTCGACTCGCGACTTCGT
The Armatimonadota bacterium DNA segment above includes these coding regions:
- a CDS encoding replication-relaxation family protein; amino-acid sequence: MRITERDVRLLRDVALSHVLSRDQLVKLGYFKSVSRCNRTMSRLSKSGLVRPLLTPFHGQRLYSATIEAAEIVGARIAQLLTNRPASPRFLLHALSVTEVRISVLAKGGEAWRFEAQLWHSFAFHGKTYEVRPDGMAVIEGHPTLIEVDLGHSSSTKFSRKLLAYRNYELCGAFERAYNASKLRVLTFTTSERRKRHFAALAQADERFRCLTFCESGVAVPEVWS
- a CDS encoding ATP-binding protein translates to MPVVRPISVPQSSHQFTMEHLLDLIERPVVWLSQLASGKRCTNKPVLDTALATDCETGERLDFTASDFARHCYILGSTGCGKTSLILRLIDQDIQAEHSLVVVDLRGDLVAGVLGLCEKRDIDPARVTLLDLREKGRMFGFNPLSGAGEPFIRALHVLDVLASESPSWGVQLEETLRSVLLLMASSGVPLPRLHDVFFDPTFRDQCLKSVSDDDLTDFWARFNEFSKEKQHAWALPVLNKVTSLLAVPNLRRILGDCEPINLEEVLGKPGQIVLISLAVDELQRSARMFGSLVVSAIAREMLARVDVPERNRNPVRLYVDEFENMASESFEGLIAEGRRFKLSLVLSHQTLAQLPSKLRSVVRNNVGLQILFQVGFEDAQVVTRELGGERTLDDVRQLGVGQAFVQTRDGESALVQFDAPGKRASDRAIKRFRAKVLARSPDQTTKPAPPEPKKGDGPDIDLGDWL
- a CDS encoding restriction endonuclease, which encodes MNENQIKCALQNCSLHSLLMVTSKVLSRAGFGDVQILDRRESRQKSRYGGHELLCQMDVGTVPAKVVVKVVRDSVRQRMLDELAGTVIRRNADMGLLVATKHVSPLARRNKDRYNPLKLQIIDGDGLVELLTRFQIGVRPHGEVDYAFFGGLEAQSFRILSFLAENQ
- a CDS encoding helix-turn-helix domain-containing protein, with translation MKHPPPFQAFGPVINRFTDVMAHSDRFAFRGTSKLALDAGVSISSVSRVIHGEVNPSFRMVARLTEAIERELGFRIDPRDLCAESGRFLTRFTCGLVGCRGCLPENACDEFGALKSNYADVVPGTWVTSRYPRGYGEKGVL
- a CDS encoding recombinase family protein; protein product: MPKYAIYTRKSNDDKKLTEKSTGEQLNECRQIALREGLTVTWECEESRSARTPGRRLKYTELVRLIERGRIDGVLCWHVNRLVRNMEEGGRLVQFLVDGRIKEIRTPHATYKSGENILAVVIEAASATQFSIDLKNTVKRSMDGNFRAGGCNYKAPQGYRNVRDPINFERGRIEVDPERFRLIRKAWEELLTGTATLRQITRHLSEWGYSIRATLNRPERPVSYLAVTEMFRNPFYAGFVKQNGELVRGRHEPMVSVAEFQLAQQILGPNKTARRVHEHAFAGLLKCAYCGQTVTAEIKKLRTGVWEGYHCSNTYGKCTKRGLSSTELEQQIGGQLSSLRIDSDILEVAVETIRSAVREQRTNLAVQTSQQEQALARVEERLRKLTDMWLSGLLTDEERYRGLESQLSAERLEIQMAMNGKVVNEGMMTQNLDASVRLIRLAGNWLGNSDAALKKQVAHECGRLLFFGVEKRVELEVRPLLKDIVSFIEDQRGSFEPPEMGSQSNKKAALQRQVCFGGPKHSGVEVPQSLLDLLASDRIELPSFETSIGIP
- a CDS encoding transposase family protein; protein product: MLGVVDAHTRECLALKAAKSFKSLRVQAVPASRFEQRGAPQNLRSDNGSEFFARSLAVFLLQSGTQSRFIKPGSPWQNGHAESFDSRLRAELLDVEVFHNLAVPSCLCSGGSTTISGPTPRSAT